Proteins from a single region of Bos indicus x Bos taurus breed Angus x Brahman F1 hybrid chromosome 29, Bos_hybrid_MaternalHap_v2.0, whole genome shotgun sequence:
- the INS gene encoding insulin, with protein MALWTRLAPLLALLALWAPAPARAFVNQHLCGSHLVEALYLVCGERGFFYTPKARREVEGPQVGALELAGGPGAGGLEGPPQKRGIVEQCCASVCSLYQLENYCN; from the exons ATGGCCCTGTGGACACGCCTGGCGCCCCTGCTGGCCCTGCTGGCGCTCTgggcccccgccccggcccgcgcCTTCGTCAACCAGCATCTGTGTGGCTCCCACCTGGTGGAGGCGCTGTACCTGGTGTGCGGAGAGCGCGGCTTCTTCTACACGCCCAAGGCCCGCCGGGAGGTGGAGGGCCCCCAGG TGGGGGCGCTGGAGCTGGCCGGAGGCCCGGGCGCGGGCGGCCTGGAGGGGCCCCCGCAGAAGCGTGGCATCGTGGAGCAGTGCTGTGCCAGCGTCTGCTCGCTCTACCAGCTGGAGAACTACTGTAACTAG
- the TH gene encoding tyrosine 3-monooxygenase gives MPTPNAASPQAKGFRRAVSELDAKQAEAIMSPRFVGRRQSLIQDARKEREKAEAAASSSESAEAGSLVERDGKAVLTLLFALRPTKPPALTRAIKVFETFEAHLHHLETRPAQPLRAGSPPLECFVRCEVPGPVVPALLSALRRVAEDVRAAGESKVLWFPRKVSELDKCHHLVTKFDPDLDLDHPGFSDQAYRQRRKLIAEIAFQYKQGDPIPHVEYTAEETATWKEVYSTLRGLYPTHACREHLEAFELLERFCGYREDRIPQLEDVSRFLKERTGFQLRPVAGLLSARDFLASLAFRVFQCTQYIRHASSPMHSPEPDCCHELLGHVPMLADRTFAQFSQDIGLASLGVSDEEIEKLSTLYWFTVEFGLCKQNGEVKAYGAGLLSSYGELLHSLSEEPEIRAFDPDAAAVQPYQDQTYQPVYFVSESFSDAKDKLRSYASRIQRPFSVKFDPYTLAIDVLDSPHAIRRALDGVQDEMQALAHALNAIS, from the exons TCCCCACGCTTCGTCGGGAGGCGGCAGAGCCTCATCCAGGACGCACGCAAGGAGCGGGAGAAGGCGGAGGCCGCGGCCTCATCCTCGGAGTCCGCGGAGGCGGGCAGCCTGGTGGAGAGGGACGGGAAGGCGGTGCTGACCCTGCTGTTCGCCCTGCGGCCCACCAAGCCCCCTGCGCTGACCCGGGCTATCAAGGTGTTTGAG ACATTCGAAGCCCACCTCCACCACCTGGAGACCCGACCGGCCCAGCCACTGCGGGCGGGGAGCCCGCCCCTGGAGTGCTTCGTGCGCTGTGAGGTGCCCGGCCCAGTGGTGCCCGCCCTGCTGAGCGCCCTGCGCCGCGTGGCAGAAGATGTGCGTGCCGCCGGGGAGAGCAAAG TCCTCTGGTTCCCAAGGAAAGTGTCCGAGCTGGACAAGTGTCACCACCTCGTCACCAAGTTTGACCCTGACCTGGACTTGGATCATCCC GGCTTCTCCGACCAGGCGTACCGCCAGCGCAGGAAGCTGATCGCCGAGATCGCCTTCCAGTACAAGCA AGGCGACCCCATTCCCCACGTGGAGTACACAGCCGAGGAGACAGCCACCTG GAAGGAGGTCTACTCCACGCTGCGGGGCCTGTACCCCACCCACGCCTGCCGCGAGCACCTGGAGGCCTTCGAGCTGCTGGAGCGCTTCTGCGGGTACCGCGAGGACCGAATCCCGCAGCTGGAGGACGTCTCACGCTTCCTGAAGG AGAGGACCGGCTTCCAGCTGCGGCCCGTGGCCGGCCTGCTGTCCGCGCGGGACTTCCTGGCCAGCCTGGCCTTCCGCGTGTTCCAGTGCACCCAGTACATCCGCCACGCCTCCTCGCCCATGCACTCCCCGGAGCC GGACTGCTGCCACGAGCTGCTGGGGCACGTGCCCATGCTCGCCGACCGGACCTTCGCGCAGTTTTCCCAG GACATCGGGCTCGCATCCTTGGGAGTGTcggatgaggaaattgagaagCTGTCCACG CTGTACTGGTTCACCGTGGAGTTCGGGCTATGCAAACAGAATGGAGAGGTGAAGGCCTACGGCGCGGGGCTGCTGTCCTCCTACGGGGAGCTCCTG CACTCCCTTTCCGAGGAGCCCGAGATCCGGGCCTTCGACCCTGATGCAGCGGCCGTGCAGCCCTATCAGGACCAGACCTACCAGCCCGTCTACTTCGTGTCTGAGAGCTTCAGCGATGCCAAGGACAAGCTCAG GAGCTACGCCTCCCGCATCCAGCGCCCCTTCTCTGTGAAGTTTGACCCGTACACACTGGCCATCGACGTGCTGGACAGTCCCCACGCCATCCGGCGCGCCCTGGACGGCGTCCAGGACGAGATGCAGGCCCTGGCCCATGCTCTGAACGCCATCAGCTAG